A single window of uncultured Pseudodesulfovibrio sp. DNA harbors:
- a CDS encoding SIS domain-containing protein produces the protein MCGIASFLSNRQWLNTPDTGWLTELETAFAEANTSTDLMQAAAPLGVLADHFYDLMAFGLHIQLVGNQQVHASLSSIRDIIRNMRNAAAVKLEQGPRTDALEGLHETLDDYLWQIDREVLGNMQDTLAIMPKNLAENTEARDRHFLAWGTEQVLQSIDKLEVRGRDSAGVAVAFILPKGVNPEQALNTTQKDELNKRCSINNADTRQVLVRTLPDGRTACRFLYKVAQLVGQLGDNGAALRNFITCDDLLWSMAEGLETLNIIAHTRWASNGIISVPNCHPVDGLVEGDVSTGLEKTMFVLNGDVDNYRTLVEETVTSKGAFIPPVISTDAKILPVLFHLGAAEDGDAETRFRSVLKQCEGSLAVVMQNLSDFDSQFLAQKGSGQSFYVGNTQDGWLVASEAYGMAARARSSYPIAVHQQGGVSVILRDSDPAGSAPVARYLDSGDAVELAEEKIEIFSRDIFRGEYTHYIEKEIHEASDSVRNTLHGKYLRKGNAIEFLPEGFGNGPDLVKRFKDTTTPIKRIICVGQGTAAVAAMAVAQLLRRTLAGTGLSVESYTGSELIGFMGKDRMDDVFLIPVSQSGTTTDTNRVVDLCRDQGAWVNCIVNRRNSPLVQKSDSYIYTSNGRDVEMAVASTKAFYSQIAAGKLLSLWLADVLESMDSKAILTEIEALEILPEKIDQVLANKDAIGEVAKKFAPVHRYWALVGNGANCVAAQEVRIKLSELCYKSIPCDVTEDKKHIDLSTEPLTLVMASDLPEMVAMDTVKETTIFKAHNGSPIVFCAEDETRFDGIAEATIKVPRVGGGLDFVLETVAGHWWGVMAAKAIDAHAEPFRKARVVLGEMIADPSKWDRKTLLVQLNKCIDRIASGATDSALPARVTAGLANYMLWLVNQSADILVSEARLADILTVLNKAIEEMTRPIDTIRHQAKTVTVGISRPQG, from the coding sequence ATGTGTGGTATCGCCAGTTTCCTCAGCAACAGACAATGGCTCAACACGCCGGACACCGGCTGGCTCACCGAACTTGAAACGGCTTTCGCTGAAGCGAACACAAGTACTGACCTTATGCAGGCAGCAGCCCCACTGGGCGTGCTGGCCGATCATTTTTACGACCTCATGGCCTTTGGCCTGCACATACAACTGGTGGGGAACCAACAGGTTCACGCCAGCTTGAGTTCCATCCGAGACATCATACGAAACATGCGCAACGCCGCAGCAGTCAAACTGGAACAAGGACCACGCACTGACGCCCTTGAAGGACTGCATGAAACTCTGGACGACTACCTTTGGCAGATCGACCGGGAAGTCCTTGGCAACATGCAGGACACACTGGCAATCATGCCGAAAAATCTGGCTGAAAACACCGAAGCCCGTGACCGCCACTTTCTGGCTTGGGGAACCGAACAGGTATTGCAATCCATTGACAAGCTCGAAGTACGTGGCCGCGATTCCGCAGGTGTGGCCGTAGCCTTCATTCTGCCCAAAGGGGTAAACCCTGAGCAGGCGCTGAACACCACGCAAAAAGACGAGCTCAACAAAAGGTGTTCCATTAACAATGCAGACACCCGTCAGGTGTTGGTCCGCACGCTCCCGGACGGGCGCACGGCATGCCGTTTTCTCTACAAGGTGGCTCAACTCGTTGGTCAACTCGGCGACAATGGCGCAGCCCTCCGCAATTTCATCACCTGCGACGATCTGCTTTGGAGTATGGCCGAAGGGCTGGAAACCTTGAATATTATTGCTCATACTCGATGGGCTTCCAACGGCATCATTTCTGTTCCCAACTGTCACCCTGTTGACGGCCTCGTTGAAGGCGACGTTTCCACCGGCCTTGAAAAGACCATGTTCGTACTCAACGGCGATGTGGACAACTACCGGACTCTGGTTGAAGAAACCGTGACCAGCAAAGGCGCTTTTATTCCGCCTGTTATCTCCACGGACGCTAAGATTTTGCCTGTTCTTTTCCATCTCGGTGCGGCAGAGGATGGCGATGCCGAGACCCGATTCCGCAGCGTACTCAAGCAATGCGAAGGATCGCTTGCCGTGGTCATGCAAAACCTGAGCGACTTCGACTCCCAATTCCTGGCCCAGAAAGGGTCCGGTCAGTCATTTTACGTCGGTAACACTCAGGACGGATGGCTGGTCGCATCAGAAGCTTACGGAATGGCCGCCCGGGCACGAAGCTCCTATCCCATCGCTGTCCACCAGCAAGGCGGTGTCTCCGTCATTCTTCGTGATTCCGATCCGGCAGGCAGCGCCCCTGTTGCCCGCTACCTCGACTCCGGTGATGCCGTTGAGTTGGCCGAAGAAAAAATCGAAATTTTCTCCAGAGATATCTTTCGTGGAGAATATACCCACTATATCGAAAAAGAAATCCACGAAGCTTCGGACTCCGTCCGCAACACCTTGCACGGCAAATATCTGCGCAAGGGCAATGCCATCGAATTCCTGCCCGAAGGTTTTGGCAACGGTCCAGACTTGGTCAAACGATTCAAGGACACAACGACTCCCATCAAACGCATCATCTGTGTTGGACAGGGGACAGCTGCTGTGGCAGCCATGGCCGTGGCCCAACTCCTTCGCCGCACTTTGGCCGGAACCGGGCTGTCCGTAGAATCCTACACCGGCTCGGAATTAATCGGCTTCATGGGTAAAGACCGCATGGATGACGTATTCCTGATTCCCGTCTCCCAAAGTGGAACGACTACGGATACCAACCGGGTTGTCGATCTCTGTCGTGATCAGGGCGCGTGGGTCAACTGCATTGTCAATCGACGCAACTCACCTCTGGTCCAGAAATCGGACTCTTATATCTACACTTCAAATGGACGTGACGTGGAAATGGCCGTGGCCTCCACCAAAGCGTTCTACTCACAGATTGCGGCTGGCAAGCTGCTCTCCCTGTGGTTGGCAGACGTACTTGAATCCATGGATTCCAAAGCGATCCTTACTGAAATCGAAGCGCTCGAAATCCTGCCAGAAAAGATTGATCAGGTACTCGCCAATAAGGACGCCATCGGAGAAGTGGCGAAGAAATTCGCCCCGGTCCACCGATATTGGGCGCTGGTCGGTAACGGCGCAAACTGTGTCGCGGCTCAGGAAGTACGTATCAAGCTCTCGGAACTGTGCTACAAATCCATCCCCTGTGATGTAACCGAAGACAAAAAACACATCGACCTGTCCACCGAACCACTGACTCTGGTCATGGCTTCCGACCTGCCGGAAATGGTTGCCATGGACACAGTCAAGGAAACCACCATATTCAAAGCACACAACGGGTCACCCATTGTCTTCTGTGCCGAAGATGAGACCCGATTTGACGGTATTGCCGAAGCCACTATCAAAGTCCCGCGTGTCGGTGGAGGTCTGGACTTCGTGCTGGAAACCGTGGCCGGACACTGGTGGGGCGTCATGGCGGCCAAAGCAATCGATGCCCACGCCGAACCATTCCGTAAAGCACGGGTTGTGCTCGGCGAAATGATCGCAGATCCAAGCAAATGGGACCGCAAAACTCTGCTCGTCCAGCTTAACAAATGCATTGACCGTATAGCATCCGGCGCCACGGATTCGGCCCTGCCAGCCCGTGTAACCGCAGGACTCGCCAACTACATGCTCTGGCTCGTCAACCAATCCGCCGACATCCTCGTGTCAGAAGCACGACTGGCAGACATCCTGACCGTGCTGAACAAGGCCATCGAAGAAATGACCCGCCCAATCGACACCATCCGTCATCAGGCCAAAACTGTCACGGTTGGTATCAGCAGACCTCAAGGATAG
- a CDS encoding response regulator: protein MAKKILIVDDEVHIKMLLEQTLEELEDEFEVELFTASDGEEGLEFIQKKNPDLVFLDIMMPKMNGYEVCSVVKEDSSLQGVKIILLTAKGQEVDRKQGMELGALMYMTKPFDPDEILRVSKEALEL, encoded by the coding sequence ATGGCCAAGAAAATCCTCATTGTCGATGACGAGGTCCACATCAAAATGCTGCTTGAGCAAACTCTCGAAGAACTTGAAGATGAGTTTGAGGTTGAGTTGTTTACGGCCTCTGATGGTGAAGAGGGTCTTGAATTTATTCAAAAAAAGAATCCTGACTTAGTGTTTTTAGATATTATGATGCCTAAGATGAATGGGTATGAAGTTTGTAGTGTCGTCAAAGAAGATAGCAGTCTTCAAGGCGTCAAAATTATTTTGCTTACGGCCAAGGGCCAAGAAGTCGACCGTAAGCAGGGCATGGAGCTTGGCGCTCTGATGTACATGACCAAGCCTTTTGATCCCGATGAGATTCTTAGAGTGTCCAAGGAAGCTCTGGAGCTGTAG
- a CDS encoding HD domain-containing phosphohydrolase, producing the protein MTPLKKYIRPGVLRNILRRAHELAGGESPLAITYEGEVVIVEGTDSYDGFSEALPNVLSVPIQFDIIHGGSVVIQINDGCSPEEAERLLDFIGYSIQELIDMEQARRSIAEEALSKYRELALLHRSVPNINTSLVMRDVVRALIDECRRENYPGELGMIFLLEPGSKQYRLAVQYGFPFGSNLQPMADSDLFIEVAESGRGEIVNDLDKDARWSGELPGLGAMIIIPIASPNRCEGLLILASENKGLFEASHSRSLSTLASVAGISVSNSFNFEGVQKLMNAILQALAEAIDSRDPFTAGHSERVAHLAVAFAQVLNEKGDCAEESFSDEDLKEIYYAGILHDVGKIGIKEDVLTKRTRLTPRHMDVVKARFQLLGQFSDFDWSSAYETVSSVNKAMTPEEDDLKFVKELGDKVFHEGGARLSYLYDDELEHLLLKYGNLTSEERKEIQRHPAESERILQHIPMHGNYNNMLAIIRQHHERLDGSGYPDGLKADEIIIQSRMMAIVDIYDAVTQERHYKPAYTRSEAVKILKKDAEAGRLDNDLTTCFLENLERIEALSERVKITRVSHLSEIGNFSTL; encoded by the coding sequence ATGACACCACTCAAAAAATATATACGCCCTGGAGTGCTGCGGAATATACTCCGCAGAGCCCATGAGTTGGCCGGAGGAGAAAGCCCTCTGGCTATTACTTATGAGGGTGAAGTGGTCATTGTGGAAGGGACGGATTCCTATGATGGCTTTAGTGAGGCTCTCCCCAACGTTCTATCCGTGCCTATTCAGTTTGATATTATTCATGGTGGAAGTGTCGTCATACAAATCAATGATGGATGTTCACCGGAAGAGGCTGAGCGACTTCTCGACTTCATAGGATACTCCATTCAGGAGCTTATCGACATGGAGCAGGCCAGACGCTCTATTGCAGAGGAAGCTCTGTCTAAATATCGAGAATTGGCTCTGCTGCATCGTTCGGTTCCGAATATCAATACTTCTTTGGTCATGCGCGATGTTGTTCGCGCCCTTATCGATGAGTGTCGGCGTGAAAATTACCCAGGCGAACTGGGAATGATCTTTCTTTTGGAGCCCGGCTCCAAGCAGTATCGGTTGGCTGTGCAGTATGGTTTTCCTTTCGGGTCCAACCTACAGCCCATGGCTGACAGTGATCTTTTCATTGAAGTTGCCGAATCTGGGCGCGGTGAAATTGTCAACGATCTGGATAAGGATGCTCGATGGTCTGGGGAATTACCCGGCCTTGGGGCTATGATTATTATTCCGATTGCTTCGCCCAACCGGTGTGAAGGCCTGCTTATTCTTGCCTCAGAAAACAAGGGGCTATTTGAAGCTTCTCACAGCCGAAGTTTGTCAACATTGGCTTCTGTCGCCGGAATCTCAGTGAGTAACTCCTTCAATTTCGAAGGTGTGCAGAAGTTAATGAACGCCATCTTGCAGGCGTTGGCAGAAGCAATTGACTCCCGAGATCCTTTTACCGCTGGACATTCCGAACGTGTGGCACACTTGGCGGTGGCTTTTGCTCAGGTTTTGAATGAAAAAGGGGATTGCGCCGAGGAATCTTTCTCGGATGAAGATCTCAAGGAAATTTATTACGCAGGTATTTTGCATGATGTCGGCAAAATTGGCATCAAGGAAGACGTGCTTACAAAACGCACTCGATTGACTCCTCGGCATATGGATGTTGTCAAAGCCCGTTTCCAACTTCTTGGTCAATTCAGCGATTTTGATTGGTCGTCAGCGTATGAGACAGTCAGTTCTGTGAACAAGGCAATGACTCCAGAAGAGGATGATTTGAAGTTTGTTAAGGAGTTGGGTGACAAAGTCTTTCACGAAGGCGGAGCGCGTCTGTCATATCTATACGATGATGAATTGGAACATCTCCTTTTGAAATATGGCAATTTGACTTCAGAGGAACGCAAAGAAATTCAGCGTCATCCAGCTGAGAGCGAACGAATCCTTCAGCATATTCCCATGCACGGCAATTATAACAACATGCTGGCCATTATTCGACAGCATCATGAACGCCTTGATGGTTCAGGGTATCCAGATGGCTTGAAGGCGGATGAAATTATTATCCAGAGTCGTATGATGGCGATTGTGGATATTTATGACGCAGTGACTCAAGAACGTCACTACAAGCCTGCGTATACACGCAGCGAAGCCGTGAAGATCTTGAAAAAGGATGCGGAAGCGGGAAGGTTGGATAACGATTTGACTACCTGTTTTCTGGAGAATCTTGAACGGATCGAGGCTTTGTCTGAGCGGGTCAAGATCACTCGTGTTAGCCATCTTTCGGAAATCGGAAATTTCTCTACGCTTTAG
- a CDS encoding DUF885 family protein, producing the protein MKIKLAKKYFAYLAKHFPVMCASGTFSLLPPATESAKWLDRLDDLSRKSISKHSAALKRFKNDFLTAASKADTPDSAAQAQAFALSASGVITELDSIRTWEKAPELYLQIAFTGLEQAVTMPAKNERTRQKRFIKRLRDIPNLLAQAPINIEAISASSRGDSQTMIRDCARYLTDLGTSELGQTGKAPKFLNEALSSLKDFDRFVTSRPEIPDDLGPSFSIMTENVLGSKRSPDEIFSIAEEEYNKRLESLHWFESEIGNGKNWRELYDEYQGPPTDNLEAVDLVVREIHRLRAFMQESPLAKVFADTGLRIDPQPLHMASSLRPIHLAPALGAWENDPSHCYVSAHLFTGRGFRDDPVRLARARKEFPFMTAMQTYPGRHLLNSQRRALGDSPMAQITNPLFMAGWLAFAENLMDELGYLETPLDRLTHHKRGLGRAALAMIDAGLAVGSMDQNRCLSILDEAGFSQDEGLNHVRNIRLTPSRRAMPILGLYEITRLRKKSRLKIGPFCTALFAGGQLPFAHIEQQMCG; encoded by the coding sequence ATGAAAATCAAACTCGCAAAAAAATATTTCGCATATTTGGCTAAACACTTCCCTGTAATGTGTGCATCAGGAACTTTCTCCCTGCTGCCGCCTGCAACAGAGTCCGCAAAGTGGCTCGACCGACTGGACGACTTGTCTCGCAAGAGCATCTCAAAACACAGCGCCGCACTCAAACGATTCAAAAACGATTTCCTCACCGCAGCATCCAAAGCGGATACGCCCGATTCAGCCGCACAGGCGCAGGCCTTTGCCTTGAGTGCAAGTGGTGTCATCACGGAGTTGGACAGCATCCGTACATGGGAAAAAGCCCCAGAACTCTATTTACAAATAGCCTTCACGGGGCTTGAGCAGGCAGTAACCATGCCTGCCAAAAATGAACGCACCCGACAAAAAAGGTTTATTAAACGGCTGAGGGATATCCCCAATCTGTTGGCACAGGCGCCCATCAACATCGAAGCTATCAGTGCATCCAGCCGTGGAGACTCTCAAACCATGATTCGAGACTGCGCACGGTATCTGACCGATTTAGGCACCAGCGAACTTGGTCAGACAGGCAAGGCACCAAAATTTCTCAACGAAGCCCTCTCCAGCCTCAAGGATTTCGACCGATTCGTCACGTCCAGACCGGAAATTCCAGATGATCTCGGGCCATCATTTTCCATCATGACGGAAAACGTCCTTGGTTCAAAACGAAGTCCTGACGAAATATTTTCTATCGCAGAAGAAGAATACAATAAACGTTTGGAATCTTTGCACTGGTTTGAATCGGAAATCGGCAACGGTAAGAACTGGCGAGAACTGTACGACGAATACCAAGGGCCGCCCACAGACAATCTTGAGGCAGTGGATCTTGTTGTCCGTGAAATCCATCGCCTCCGCGCATTCATGCAGGAATCTCCATTGGCAAAAGTCTTTGCCGACACGGGATTACGCATTGATCCCCAACCGTTGCATATGGCGTCTTCTCTGCGCCCCATTCATCTCGCCCCGGCCCTCGGCGCATGGGAAAACGACCCTTCACACTGTTATGTCAGTGCCCATCTCTTCACAGGCAGGGGATTTCGTGATGACCCGGTTCGTTTAGCCCGCGCACGCAAAGAATTTCCTTTCATGACGGCCATGCAAACCTATCCCGGTCGTCATTTGCTAAATTCTCAAAGGCGCGCCTTGGGGGATTCTCCGATGGCACAGATAACCAACCCACTCTTCATGGCGGGATGGCTCGCCTTCGCCGAAAATCTCATGGATGAACTGGGGTATCTTGAAACGCCACTCGACCGCCTCACTCACCATAAGCGAGGTCTGGGCCGCGCAGCACTGGCAATGATCGACGCAGGGCTGGCCGTAGGCTCGATGGACCAGAATCGATGCCTGTCCATTCTGGACGAAGCCGGATTTTCACAGGACGAAGGATTAAACCACGTTCGCAACATCCGCTTAACACCATCACGCAGAGCCATGCCGATTCTGGGTCTCTACGAAATAACCCGGCTCAGAAAAAAATCACGACTGAAAATTGGCCCATTCTGTACGGCCCTGTTCGCAGGAGGACAGCTTCCCTTTGCACACATCGAACAACAGATGTGCGGCTGA